From one Lycium ferocissimum isolate CSIRO_LF1 chromosome 7, AGI_CSIRO_Lferr_CH_V1, whole genome shotgun sequence genomic stretch:
- the LOC132064975 gene encoding protein DETOXIFICATION 33-like isoform X2 has translation MEGKPLRIWKKAMYFPNRKLIANKWWEEFKKVWHIAGPAIITSVSVFSLDFITAAFVGQLGDVELAAVSEVQNVLLGFIFGIMLGLGSALETLCGQAVGAGEFNMLGIYLQRSWIISMVTTLLLTPAYVFASRILRLLHQDPKISDLAGKYAIWIIPEIIASALNYPTEKFLQAQSKVWFMAFSSILTLAIHVLLNWIFVTKLGMGLVGAAIAGNISFWILTVVKIIYIVGGWFPEAWTGFSYLAFKSLTKFLKLSISSAVMLCLEVWYYTAVILIVGGLKDAAIAIDSISICMNLQVWTLMVALGFSISASVRVSNELGAGNPKAAKFTVGVNVLISAIVGVFFAVIILATKNQFPRMFSKEQHVISETSKLGYILALTIFISSIQPVLHGVAIGAGWQFLVAIVNFGCYYGLGLPIGAILGYKTNLGVQGVWSAMLGGSLLQTIILFVIIGRTNWHKEALQAEERVRTFGGPVESQLGS, from the exons ATGGAAGGAAAGCCTTTAAGAATATGGAAGAAAGCAATGTACTTTCCGAATAGGAAATTGATAGCAAATAAATGGTGGgaagaattcaagaaagtgTGGCATATAGCTGGACCAGCTATTATAACTTCAGTTTCTGTGTTCTCTTTGGACTTTATCACTGCTGCTTTTGTTGGTCAACTTGGAGATGTTGAGCTTGCTGCAGTATCAGAAGTTCAAAATGTTCTACTAGGCTTCATATTCGGAATAATG TTAGGATTAGGAAGTGCACTCGAGACGCTTTGTGGTCAAGCAGTTGGTGCTGGAGAATTCAACATGCTTGGAATTTACTTGCAAAGATCATGGATTATTAGTATGGTGACAACATTGCTCTTGACACCGGCCTATGTATTCGCGTCACGAATACTAAGGCTCCTACATCAAGATCCAAAAATATCTGATCTAGCTGGTAAATATGCAATTTGGATAATTCCTGAAATAATTGCAAGTGCACTGAATTATCCCACAGAGAAGTTTCTTCAAGCTCAGAGCAAAGTTTGGTTCATGGCTTTTAGTTCAATCTTGACATTGGCAATTCATGTGCTGTTGAATTGGATTTTTGTGACAAAGTTGGGTATGGGACTTGTTGGTGCTGCAATAGCTGGGAATATATCTTTCTGGATATTAACTGTGGTTAAGATTATATACATTGTGGGTGGTTGGTTTCCTGAGGCATGGACTGGTTTTTCATATTTGGCTTTTAAGTCATTAACCAAATTCTTGAAGCTCTCAATTTCCTCAGCAGTAATGTTATG TTTAGAGGTATGGTACTATACAGCAGTGATCTTAATTGTAGGAGGCTTGAAGGATGCTGCAATTGCTATTGACTCGATATCAATCTG CATGAATTTGCAAGTATGGACACTAATGGTTGCTCTTGGTTTCAGTATATCAGCCAG TGTGAGAGTTTCAAATGAACTGGGGGCTGGAAATCCAAAAGCTGCAAAATTCACTGTCGGAGTGAATGTCTTGATATCAGCAATAGTTGGAGTCTTTTTTGCAGTTATCATATTGGCCACGAAGAACCAGTTTCCAAGAATGTTCTCTAAAGAGCAACATGTTATAAGTGAGACATCCAAGTTGGGCTATATTCTTGCATTAACCATCTTCATTAGCAGCATCCAACCTGTTCTCCATG GTGTAGCAATTGGTGCAGGATGGCAATTTCTAGTGGCCATAGTAAACtttggatgttattatggtttgGGTCTGCCAATAGGAGCAATTCTTGGCTACAAAACTAATCTTGGCGTTCAGGGTGTCTGGTCTGCAATGCTTGGTGGCAGCTTACTTCAAACAATCATCCTATTTGTTATTATTGGTCGAACGAATTGGCACAAAGAG GCACTTCAAGCAGAGGAGAGAGTGAGGACATTTGGTGGCCCAGTGGAGAGTCAGCTAGGCTCGTGA
- the LOC132064975 gene encoding protein DETOXIFICATION 33-like isoform X1: MEGKPLRIWKKAMYFPNRKLIANKWWEEFKKVWHIAGPAIITSVSVFSLDFITAAFVGQLGDVELAAVSEVQNVLLGFIFGIMLGLGSALETLCGQAVGAGEFNMLGIYLQRSWIISMVTTLLLTPAYVFASRILRLLHQDPKISDLAGKYAIWIIPEIIASALNYPTEKFLQAQSKVWFMAFSSILTLAIHVLLNWIFVTKLGMGLVGAAIAGNISFWILTVVKIIYIVGGWFPEAWTGFSYLAFKSLTKFLKLSISSAVMLCLEVWYYTAVILIVGGLKDAAIAIDSISICMNLQVWTLMVALGFSISARLAVSNISFWLLLVIDIKVELDWLKYSVPNFSVRVSNELGAGNPKAAKFTVGVNVLISAIVGVFFAVIILATKNQFPRMFSKEQHVISETSKLGYILALTIFISSIQPVLHGVAIGAGWQFLVAIVNFGCYYGLGLPIGAILGYKTNLGVQGVWSAMLGGSLLQTIILFVIIGRTNWHKEALQAEERVRTFGGPVESQLGS; the protein is encoded by the exons ATGGAAGGAAAGCCTTTAAGAATATGGAAGAAAGCAATGTACTTTCCGAATAGGAAATTGATAGCAAATAAATGGTGGgaagaattcaagaaagtgTGGCATATAGCTGGACCAGCTATTATAACTTCAGTTTCTGTGTTCTCTTTGGACTTTATCACTGCTGCTTTTGTTGGTCAACTTGGAGATGTTGAGCTTGCTGCAGTATCAGAAGTTCAAAATGTTCTACTAGGCTTCATATTCGGAATAATG TTAGGATTAGGAAGTGCACTCGAGACGCTTTGTGGTCAAGCAGTTGGTGCTGGAGAATTCAACATGCTTGGAATTTACTTGCAAAGATCATGGATTATTAGTATGGTGACAACATTGCTCTTGACACCGGCCTATGTATTCGCGTCACGAATACTAAGGCTCCTACATCAAGATCCAAAAATATCTGATCTAGCTGGTAAATATGCAATTTGGATAATTCCTGAAATAATTGCAAGTGCACTGAATTATCCCACAGAGAAGTTTCTTCAAGCTCAGAGCAAAGTTTGGTTCATGGCTTTTAGTTCAATCTTGACATTGGCAATTCATGTGCTGTTGAATTGGATTTTTGTGACAAAGTTGGGTATGGGACTTGTTGGTGCTGCAATAGCTGGGAATATATCTTTCTGGATATTAACTGTGGTTAAGATTATATACATTGTGGGTGGTTGGTTTCCTGAGGCATGGACTGGTTTTTCATATTTGGCTTTTAAGTCATTAACCAAATTCTTGAAGCTCTCAATTTCCTCAGCAGTAATGTTATG TTTAGAGGTATGGTACTATACAGCAGTGATCTTAATTGTAGGAGGCTTGAAGGATGCTGCAATTGCTATTGACTCGATATCAATCTG CATGAATTTGCAAGTATGGACACTAATGGTTGCTCTTGGTTTCAGTATATCAGCCAGGTTAGCAGTTTCAAACATCTCTTTTTGGTTACTTTTAGTAATTGATATTAAAGTGGAATTAGATTGGCTCAAATATAGTGTTCCAAATTTCAGTGTGAGAGTTTCAAATGAACTGGGGGCTGGAAATCCAAAAGCTGCAAAATTCACTGTCGGAGTGAATGTCTTGATATCAGCAATAGTTGGAGTCTTTTTTGCAGTTATCATATTGGCCACGAAGAACCAGTTTCCAAGAATGTTCTCTAAAGAGCAACATGTTATAAGTGAGACATCCAAGTTGGGCTATATTCTTGCATTAACCATCTTCATTAGCAGCATCCAACCTGTTCTCCATG GTGTAGCAATTGGTGCAGGATGGCAATTTCTAGTGGCCATAGTAAACtttggatgttattatggtttgGGTCTGCCAATAGGAGCAATTCTTGGCTACAAAACTAATCTTGGCGTTCAGGGTGTCTGGTCTGCAATGCTTGGTGGCAGCTTACTTCAAACAATCATCCTATTTGTTATTATTGGTCGAACGAATTGGCACAAAGAG GCACTTCAAGCAGAGGAGAGAGTGAGGACATTTGGTGGCCCAGTGGAGAGTCAGCTAGGCTCGTGA